The following proteins come from a genomic window of Panicum hallii strain FIL2 chromosome 8, PHallii_v3.1, whole genome shotgun sequence:
- the LOC112901984 gene encoding exocyst complex component EXO70A1-like yields the protein MAVGTLPRTMDALSRRATMLRDSLRRSQGNTDGMVAILGSFDHRLSALEAAMRPTQVRTHAIRTAHENIDRTIKAADSILSQFDLARRAEAAILRGPHEDLESYLEAVEVLKGIVRFFNSNKNFKSSDSVLTHVNNLLAKSTMKIEEEFKQLMSTYSKPIEPDRLFDCLPKSMRPTKGDQEADGGGRSDYQSKGLETAIYRTPTLIPPRILPLMNDIAQQLVQAGNQQSCYKIYRDSRASALEMSLRKLGVEKLSKDDVQKMQWEALEAKIGNWIHFMRIAVKLLLAGERKICDQIFDGVNFNKGHCFAELTANSVLTLFSFGDAVAKSKRSPEKLFVLLDMYEVMRELQPEIDEIFEGKPCTEMREAASSLTKRLAQTAQETFTDFEEAVEKDASKTIVQDGTVHPLTSYVINYVKFLFDYQSTLKLLFLEFDSGTEAESQLAAVTTRIMQALQNNLDGKSKQYKDPALTYLFLMNNVHYMVRSVRRSEAKDILGDDWIQRHRRIVQQNANQYKRVAWAKILQTLSVQGAGSSGDLSSSGVSRAMIKERFKSFNMQFEELHAKQSQWIVPDQELRESLRLAVAEVLLPAYRSFIKRFGNLVENNKNPQKYVRYSPEAVDQLLGQFFEGQQWAEQKR from the exons ATGGCGGTGGGGACGCTGCCGCGGACGATGGACGCGCTGTCGCGGCGGGCGACAATGCTACGGGACTCGCTGCGGAGGAGCCAGGGGAACACGGACGGCATGGTCGCCATCCTCGGCTCCTTCGACCACCGCCTCTCCGCGCTCGAGGCCGCCATGCGCCCCACCCAG GTGAGGACGCACGCGATCCGGACGGCGCACGAGAACATCGATAGGACGATCAAGGCCGCCGACAGCATCCTCTCGCAGTTCGACCTCGCCCGCCGG GCTGAGGCGGCAATACTGAGGGGTCCCCATGAGGATTTGGAGAGCTACCTTGAGGCAGTGGAGGTGCTGAAAGGCATCGTTCGCTTCTTTAACTCGAATAAGAACTTCAAGAGCAGTGATTCTGTTTTGACTCATGTCAACAACCTGTTAGCCAAGTCTACTATGAAGATTGAAGAGGAATTTAAGCAGCTGATGAGTACATACAG CAAACCTATTGAGCCTGATCGCCTGTTTGATTGTCTCCCCAAGTCTATGCGGCCAACAAAAGGTGACCAGGAGGCTGATGGAGGCGGTCGCTCTGATTATCAATCCAAAGGCTTGGAGACTGCCATATACAGGACTCCAACGCTAATTCCTCCCAGAATATTGCCTCTCATGAATGACATAGCTCAGCAGTTGGTTCAGGCTGGAAATCAGCAGTCTTGCTACAAAATCTACAG AGATTCCCGTGCTTCAGCACTAGAAATGAGCCTTCGGAAGCTAGGAGTGGAAAAGCTTAGTAAAGATGATGTACAAAAAATGCAATGGGAGGCTTTGGAGGCTAAAATTGGAAATTGGATACACTTTATGCGAATTGCG GTCAAATTACTACTAGCAGGGGAAAGAAAAATCTGTGATCAGATTTTTGATGGCGTCAACTTTAACAAGGGCCATTGTTTTGCTGAACTGACAGCAAATAGTGTTTTAACTCTTTTCAGCTTCGGAGATGCTGTTGCTAAAAGCAAAAGGTCCCCTGAAAAGCTGTTTGTATTGCTCGACATGTATGAAGTAATGCGTGAACTTCAACCAGAG ATTGACGAAATATTTGAAGGCAAACCTTGCACAGAGATGCGGGAAGCTGCATCAAGCTTAACAAAGCGCTTGGCACAAACTGCTCAGGAAACATTTACAGATTTTGAGGAGGCAGTTGAAAAAGATGCTTCAAAAACTATTGTTCAGGATGGAACCGTCCACCCTTTGACTAGCTATGTGATTAATTATGTTAAGTTCCTATTCGA TTATCAGTCGACATTGAAGCTACTATTTCTGGAATTTGATAGTGGCACTGAGGCAGAATCTCAGCTTGCCGCCGTTACCACAAGGATAATGCAGGCCCTACAGAATAACCTGGATGGAAAATCTAAACAGTATAAGGATCCTGCATTAACTTACTTATTTCTTATGAACAACGTCCACTATATGGTTAGATCTGTTCGCAG ATCAGAAGCAAAAGATATACTTGGTGATGACTGGATTCAGAGGCATCGCAGGATTGTGCAGCAAAATGCCAATCAGTATAAACGTGTTGCTTGGGCAAAG ATTCTTCAAACACTTTCTGTTCAAGGCGCGGGCAGCAGTGGTGACCTTAGCAGCAGTGGAGTCTCAAGAGCTATGATCAAAGAACG GTTTAAGTCTTTCAATATGCAATTCGAAGAGCTTCATGCCAAGCAATCACAATGGATTGTACCTGATCAAGAACTGCGAGAATCCTTGAGGCTTGCTGTAGCCGAAGTTCTGTTGCCAGCCTATAGATCTTTTATCAAACGCTTTGG CAATCTTGTGGAGAACAACAAGAATCCGCAGAAGTACGTTCGATACAGCCCAGAAGCGGTGGACCAACTTCTAGGCCAGTTCTTCGAAGGACAGCAATGGGCGGAGCAAAAGCGCTGA
- the LOC112903414 gene encoding MAGE-like protein 2, translating to MQTSSSSPSSSSAHPPDHPVSKPPPPPAPAMGYPANPSPNGNPGAAAAYFAAAAPPPSAAGAPNGTAAFGVAYRYPAPPHHPPPPYHHYPYPPPPPQPPHHHCAPHPPPPTCLRRLLAAVVSAFLLLGAATFIVWLLLRPRAPAFSLTSLALSRVAYSPSNSSLSASFDAALLAANPNAKLSVTYFSPLASVSFAPSSPIAVASLAPFSQGPGNTTTLAFRLVVDDAYVGPDDAAPLKSGGGGAVGVQVRLMAVAVFDRGGWRTRRRVMRVMCDGVQVVFRGKNSTEAAFNGPPRQCDVVL from the coding sequence ATGcagacctcctcctcctccccgtcgTCGTCCTCCGCGCACCCGCCGGACCACCCGGTCTCCAAGCCCCCGCCCCCTCCGGCGCCCGCCATGGGCTACCCCGCCAACCCTTCCCCCAACGGgaaccccggcgccgccgccgcctacttcgccgccgccgcgccgcctccctccGCCGCGGGCGCGCCCAACGGCACCGCGGCCTTCGGCGTTGCGTACCGCTACCCCGCTCCCCCGCACCACCCGCCCCCGCCCTACCACCACTACCCCtaccccccgccgccgccgcagccgccccaCCACCACTGCGCgccccatccgccgccgcccacctgcCTACGCCGCCTCCTCGCGGCCGTCGTCAgcgccttcctcctcctcggcgcCGCCACCTTCATCGTCTGGCTGCTCCTCCGCCCGCGGGCGCCCGCCTTCTCCCTCACCTCCCTCGCGCTCTCCCGCGTTGCCTACTCCCCCTCCAACTCCTCCCTCTCCGCCTCCTTCGACGCGGCCCTCCTCGCCGCCAACCCCAACGCCAAGCTCTCCGTCACCTACTTCTCGCCCCTCGCCTCCGTCTCCTTCGCGCCCTCCTCGCCGATCGCCGTCGCCTCGCTGGCGCCCTTCAGCCAGGGGCCCGGGAACACCACCACGCTCGCCTTCCGCCTCGTCGTCGACGACGCCTACGTGGGGCCCGACGACGCCGCCCCGCTCAagagcgggggcgggggcgccgtCGGCGTCCAGGTCAGGCTCATGGCCGTCGCGGTCTTCGACAGGGGGGGCTGGCGCACGCGACGCAGGGTCATGAGGGTTATGTGCGACGGCGTACAGGTGGTTTTCCGCGGGAAGAATTCCACCGAGGCAGCGTTCAACGGCCCGCCGAGACAGTGCGATGTTGTGTTGTGA